One window of the Montipora foliosa isolate CH-2021 chromosome 4, ASM3666993v2, whole genome shotgun sequence genome contains the following:
- the LOC137999869 gene encoding interferon-inducible GTPase 5-like, whose translation MDDFSIEFLDDGWVKIEMKELQREIDESGVSNIEEFLRKRLERWREVEVNIAVTGDSGAGKSSFINAIRELKDDDQGAAEVKVTECTKVPTAYDHPTNPKIKFWDLPGIGTPNYPDLETYVQKVELEKYHAFLIFTATRFTENDRKLAVKIRAMQKKFFFIRTKIDENVRAESRKRSFDENAMLATIRRDCLENLGDLLSQEEDLFLISNHEPNKWDFVRLTAAILDALTRYQRESMTLSLGKAITRSSTEVFQRKVDVLKGRILIVSAASATAALVPIPGLSFAVDAALILKELSLYRSQLGLPEIGSAEFTRLHLATREKVVKVGLTTTAQLSGFLAPYAAEAAVEEVTRYLPFIGLAVASGMSFGATYYALCRLLGAVEQAALCVLREAAEKTAADFELDID comes from the exons ATGGATGACTTTTCAATTGAATTTTTGGACGATGGCTGGGTGAAAATCGAAATGAAAGAGCTTCAGCGTGAAATTGATGAGAGTGGAGTTTCAAACATCGAGGAGTTTTTGCGCAAGAGACTCGAAAGATGGCGCGAGGTAGAGGTGAATATTGCAGTAACTGGTGACTCAGGCGCTGGAAAGTCAAGTTTTATCAACGCTATACGAGA ACTCAAAGACGACGATCAAGGAGCAGCAGAAGTTAAAGTTACCGAATGCACTAAAGTGCCGACTGCCTATGATCACCCCACTAACCCAAAGATCAAGTTTTGGGATCTTCCTGGGATAGGCACTCCAAACTACCCTGACCTGGAAACTTACGTCCAGAAAGTAGAACTGGAGAAGTACCATGCCTTTCTCATCTTTACAGCAACGCGATTCACCGAGAACGATCGAAAACTGGCTGTGAAAATCAGAGCGATGCAAAAGAAATTTTTCTTCATCCGCACAAAAATTGACGAAAATGTCAGAGCTGAGTCACGCAAGCGGTCGTTCGATGAAAATGCCATGCTGGCCACAATAAGACGCGACTGTTTGGAAAATCTAGGCGACCTACTCAGTCAGGAAGAAGATTTATTTTTGATAAGCAATCACGAGCCGAACAAGTGGGATTTTGTCCGACTAACCGCAGCTATTCTAGACGCTCTTACCCGATATCAGCGAGAGAGCATGACCTTATCCCTCGGCAAAGCAATTACAAGATCGTCGACGGaagtttttcagagaaaagTTGATGTCCTCAAAGGGCGCATATTGATAGTTTCTGCAGCATCTGCAACCGCCGCCCTCGTTCCTATACCTGGCCTATCTTTTGCCGTTGATGCCGCTTTAATACTAAAGGAGCTCAGCCTTTACAGGTCTCAACTTGGTCTCCCCGAGATAGGGTCCGCCGAATTTACGAGGCTACATCTTGCCACCAGAGAAAAGGTCGTCAAAGTTGGGTTAACCACTACTGCACAGCTAAGCGGGTTTCTGGCGCCCTATGCCGCGGAGGCAGCCGTTGAAGAGGTCACAAGGTACCTTCCTTTTATAGGTTTGGCTGTAGCAAGTGGTATGTCATTTGGAGCAACGTACTATGCCCTATGTAGGCTTTTGGGAGCGGTTGAACAAGCAGCTTTGTGTGTCCTAAGGGAAGCTGCGGAAAAAACAGCTGCCGATTTTGAATTAGACATTGATTAA
- the LOC137999865 gene encoding CWF19-like protein 2 isoform X1, with the protein MADLINFVSKREIDAKKEHKRKAREEILKKAKEDYEREQRKKERRKESGETTWMLPALSQRLTEEAESHKKDTFKRKKHKKEKKQKKGKKEKKHKKKAKDIPEGSASSSQSEDDEWIEKGADTTITDTGILPNLNQVQRDSWMLCPPITSSNESQQTMEVDEEEGTDISEEDDRFKALSCIDRPGQHPKELNPYWKDGGTGLPSQPEVAQDTTVREGSLKSSFSSAWLKKAYQRAKEQATEERRSLEEIVAQRFGSVEDLESMIKEAEQRESKYTEKSRIDARHQSDYGKRGKDDARNRSRSPDRLARHRREGHDRDEGERKSSRDTKESWRRRPERENETRERARNDTPRFLRPDENNGSSFAGKFKRPAASAQTSTSSTWDFDSKQEPHSKESLSSDRTMPRPSGRWKKKLETGSEKSSSSGEVDRRKEENVQDRNEVSGSESSSSSEAEEEEEKERIILPAKQITETDLNEIGAKIVKAEIMGNEDLAAKLKSQLDEMRKTKDLRESQTKEGGATAKRTEETVVLTRTDAAGNVRPLEITKEREHAKGRKKRRKVDTHSKEGKRERYFADDDRYDLKEMVRREKMQTAEGHNAMLARLSSKAASMANSDDFSLDDHFVSSAANKISAAQLEERERQKAIKEHRLLAAQLSKCHFCFENPDIAKHLIIAIGFKVYLAVPLHQSLTEGHCLIVPMQHCSASTLLDEDVWSEIKIYKKGLTKMFEEMEQDVVFLETCKQLKKQRHMIIECIPLPKEIGDMSPIYFKKAILESDTEWAQNKKLIDTSKKGLRAAVPKGLPYFSVEFGLDGGFAHVIEEEDLFPHYFGKEIVGGMLDLEPHRWRKPRKENFEEHKRKVLQFGEWWEPFDWTKKIERTKC; encoded by the exons ATGGCGGACCTAATCAACTTTGTTTCGAAGAGAGAAATCGATGCtaaaaaagaacacaaaaggAAAGCGAGAGAGGAGATCTTGAAAAAG GCAAAGGAAGATTATGAGAGAGAGCAGAGGAAAAAAGAACGAAGGAAAGAATCTGGAGAAACTACATGGATGTTGCCAGCTCTGAGCCAGAGACTGACAGAAGAAGCCGAGAGTCATAAAAAG GATACCTTTAAGAGGAAGAAGCacaagaaagagaagaaacagaaaaagggcaaaaaagaaaaaaag CACAAAAAGAAGGCTAAGGATATTCCTGAGGGATCAGCTAGTTCTTCCCAATCT GAAGATGATGAGTGGATTGAAAAAGGAGCAGACACAACAATCACTGACACAGGAATATTACCAAACCTTAATCAAGTTCAG CGTGATAGCTGGATGCTTTGTCCCCCGATCACATCAAGTAATGAATCTCAGCAAACAATGGAAGTTGATGAAGAAGAAGGCACTGATATCTCAGAGGAAGATGATAGGTTTAAAGCGCTGTCCTGCATAGATAGG CCAGGGCAGCATCCGAAAGAATTAAACCCATACTGGAAAGATGGAGGAACAGGCTTACCATCCCAACCGGAGGTTGCACAGGATACTACTGTCAGAGAAG GAAGTTTAAAAAGTTCATTCAGCAGTGCTTGGTTAAAAAAGGCTTACCAGAGGGCCAAAGAACAGGCGAcagaagaaaggagaagttTGGAAGAGATTGTTGCTCAGAGATTTGGA TCTGTTGAGGATCTTGAATCGATGATAAAGGAAGCAGAACAAAG ggaAAGTAAGTATACCGAAAAATCCAGAATCGATGCAAGACACCAAAGCGATTATGGAAAGCGAGGCAAAGATGATGCGAGGAACAGATCAAGGAGTCCAGACAGACTTGCTAGACACAGGAGAGAAGGGCATGACCGTGACGAAGGCGAGCGCAAGTCTTCCAGAGACACAAAGGAAAGCTGGAGAAGAAGGCCAGAAAGAGAGAACGAAACCAGAGAACGAGCACGAAACGATACCCCAAGGTTCTTACGACCTGACGAAAACAATGG GTCCTCATTTGCTGGTAAATTCAAACGCCCGGCGGCCTCGGCGCAAACCTCGACCTCGTCGACGTGGGACTTTGACTCTAAACAAGAGCCCCATAGTAAAGAGAGCCTCTCGAGTGACCGAACCATGCCCAGACCCTCTGGGAGATGGAAAAAGAAGTTAGAGACTGGATCCGAAAAAAGCTCTTCATCTGGGGAGGTTGATagaaggaaggaagaaaatGTTCAAGACAGAAACGAAGTGTCCGGCTCAGAAAGCAGCTCGAGTTCGGAGgcagaagaggaagaagaaaaagagagaatAATTCTTCCTGCAAAGCAGATCACTGAGACTGATCTGAATGAAATAGGAGCTAAGATTGTCAAGGCAGAGATTATGGGCAATGAG GACTTAGCTGCGAAGTTAAAGTCACAGTTGGACGAAATGAGAAAAACCAAAGATCTTCGGGAGTCCCAAACCAAAGAAGGTGGAGCCACAGCTAAACGCACAGAGGAGACTGTAGTACTAACGAGAACAGATGCAGCCGGTAATGTGAGACCACTGGAGATAACAAAAGAACGCGAGCACgcgaaaggaaggaaaaaacgacgaaaG GTTGACACACACAGCAAGGAAGGTAAAAGAGAGAGGTACTTTGCAGATGATGACAGATATGATTTGAAGGAAATGGTGAGACGAGAAAAGATGCAAACGGCAGAGGGCCACAATGCTATGTTAGCCAGACTATCATCCAAG GCGGCTAGCATGGCAAATTCAGATGACTTCTCGTTAGATGACCACTTTGTATCCTCAGCTGCCAATAAAATCTCTGCTGCTCAGCTGGAAGAACGGGAACGACAAAAGGCTATAAAAG AACATAGGCTGTTAGCCGCCCAACTCTCCAAATGTCACTTCTGCTTCGAGAACCCAGATATTGCCAAGCACCTTATTATTGCCATTGGCTTCAAG GTTTATTTGGCGGTTCCGTTACACCAGTCGCTGACAGAGGGCCATTGTCTGATCGTCCCAATGCAACACTGTTCAGCTTCTACGCTATTGGACGAGGACGTGTGGAGTGAAATAAAG ATTTATAAGAAAGGACTCACGAAAATGTTTGAAGAAATG GAACAGGACGTGGTTTTTCTGGAAACATGCAAGCAGCTAAAGAAACAGCGTCACATGATCATTGAGTGTATACCGCTGCCAAAAGAGATCGGGGACATGTCCCCTATTTATTTCAAG AAAGCCATTTTGGAGTCAGACACCGAGTGGgcacaaaacaaaaagctgATCGACACAAGCAAGAAAGGACTTCGCGCGGCAGTTCCCAAAGGTCTGCCATACTTCAGCGTCGAATTTGGTTTGGACGGTGGATTTGCTCATGTCATCGAGGAAGAAGATCTGTTCCCACATTACTTTGGCAAGGAAATCGTGGGAGGAATGTTGGACCTCGAACCGCATCGATGGAGAAAAC
- the LOC137999865 gene encoding CWF19-like protein 2 isoform X2 produces the protein MADLINFVSKREIDAKKEHKRKAREEILKKAKEDYEREQRKKERRKESGETTWMLPALSQRLTEEAESHKKDTFKRKKHKKEKKQKKGKKEKKHKKKAKDIPEGSASSSQSEDDEWIEKGADTTITDTGILPNLNQVQRDSWMLCPPITSSNESQQTMEVDEEEGTDISEEDDRFKALSCIDRPGQHPKELNPYWKDGGTGLPSQPEVAQDTTVREGSLKSSFSSAWLKKAYQRAKEQATEERRSLEEIVAQRFGSVEDLESMIKEAEQRESKYTEKSRIDARHQSDYGKRGKDDARNRSRSPDRLARHRREGHDRDEGERKSSRDTKESWRRRPERENETRERARNDTPRFLRPDENNGSSFAGKFKRPAASAQTSTSSTWDFDSKQEPHSKESLSSDRTMPRPSGRWKKKLETGSEKSSSSGEVDRRKEENVQDRNEVSGSESSSSSEAEEEEEKERIILPAKQITETDLNEIGAKIVKAEIMGNEDLAAKLKSQLDEMRKTKDLRESQTKEGGATAKRTEETVVLTRTDAAGNVRPLEITKEREHAKGRKKRRKVDTHSKEGKRERYFADDDRYDLKEMVRREKMQTAEGHNAMLARLSSKAASMANSDDFSLDDHFVSSAANKISAAQLEERERQKAIKEHRLLAAQLSKCHFCFENPDIAKHLIIAIGFKVLNTAPNLGISDHLAALPPSLSFLLFALQRDSPLTIAWP, from the exons ATGGCGGACCTAATCAACTTTGTTTCGAAGAGAGAAATCGATGCtaaaaaagaacacaaaaggAAAGCGAGAGAGGAGATCTTGAAAAAG GCAAAGGAAGATTATGAGAGAGAGCAGAGGAAAAAAGAACGAAGGAAAGAATCTGGAGAAACTACATGGATGTTGCCAGCTCTGAGCCAGAGACTGACAGAAGAAGCCGAGAGTCATAAAAAG GATACCTTTAAGAGGAAGAAGCacaagaaagagaagaaacagaaaaagggcaaaaaagaaaaaaag CACAAAAAGAAGGCTAAGGATATTCCTGAGGGATCAGCTAGTTCTTCCCAATCT GAAGATGATGAGTGGATTGAAAAAGGAGCAGACACAACAATCACTGACACAGGAATATTACCAAACCTTAATCAAGTTCAG CGTGATAGCTGGATGCTTTGTCCCCCGATCACATCAAGTAATGAATCTCAGCAAACAATGGAAGTTGATGAAGAAGAAGGCACTGATATCTCAGAGGAAGATGATAGGTTTAAAGCGCTGTCCTGCATAGATAGG CCAGGGCAGCATCCGAAAGAATTAAACCCATACTGGAAAGATGGAGGAACAGGCTTACCATCCCAACCGGAGGTTGCACAGGATACTACTGTCAGAGAAG GAAGTTTAAAAAGTTCATTCAGCAGTGCTTGGTTAAAAAAGGCTTACCAGAGGGCCAAAGAACAGGCGAcagaagaaaggagaagttTGGAAGAGATTGTTGCTCAGAGATTTGGA TCTGTTGAGGATCTTGAATCGATGATAAAGGAAGCAGAACAAAG ggaAAGTAAGTATACCGAAAAATCCAGAATCGATGCAAGACACCAAAGCGATTATGGAAAGCGAGGCAAAGATGATGCGAGGAACAGATCAAGGAGTCCAGACAGACTTGCTAGACACAGGAGAGAAGGGCATGACCGTGACGAAGGCGAGCGCAAGTCTTCCAGAGACACAAAGGAAAGCTGGAGAAGAAGGCCAGAAAGAGAGAACGAAACCAGAGAACGAGCACGAAACGATACCCCAAGGTTCTTACGACCTGACGAAAACAATGG GTCCTCATTTGCTGGTAAATTCAAACGCCCGGCGGCCTCGGCGCAAACCTCGACCTCGTCGACGTGGGACTTTGACTCTAAACAAGAGCCCCATAGTAAAGAGAGCCTCTCGAGTGACCGAACCATGCCCAGACCCTCTGGGAGATGGAAAAAGAAGTTAGAGACTGGATCCGAAAAAAGCTCTTCATCTGGGGAGGTTGATagaaggaaggaagaaaatGTTCAAGACAGAAACGAAGTGTCCGGCTCAGAAAGCAGCTCGAGTTCGGAGgcagaagaggaagaagaaaaagagagaatAATTCTTCCTGCAAAGCAGATCACTGAGACTGATCTGAATGAAATAGGAGCTAAGATTGTCAAGGCAGAGATTATGGGCAATGAG GACTTAGCTGCGAAGTTAAAGTCACAGTTGGACGAAATGAGAAAAACCAAAGATCTTCGGGAGTCCCAAACCAAAGAAGGTGGAGCCACAGCTAAACGCACAGAGGAGACTGTAGTACTAACGAGAACAGATGCAGCCGGTAATGTGAGACCACTGGAGATAACAAAAGAACGCGAGCACgcgaaaggaaggaaaaaacgacgaaaG GTTGACACACACAGCAAGGAAGGTAAAAGAGAGAGGTACTTTGCAGATGATGACAGATATGATTTGAAGGAAATGGTGAGACGAGAAAAGATGCAAACGGCAGAGGGCCACAATGCTATGTTAGCCAGACTATCATCCAAG GCGGCTAGCATGGCAAATTCAGATGACTTCTCGTTAGATGACCACTTTGTATCCTCAGCTGCCAATAAAATCTCTGCTGCTCAGCTGGAAGAACGGGAACGACAAAAGGCTATAAAAG AACATAGGCTGTTAGCCGCCCAACTCTCCAAATGTCACTTCTGCTTCGAGAACCCAGATATTGCCAAGCACCTTATTATTGCCATTGGCTTCAAG GTCTTGAACACGGCTCCGAATCTCGGGATCTCTGACCACTTGGCTGCACTGCCTCCTTCCTTAAGTTTCTTACTCTTTGCGCTGCAAAGGGATTCTCCATTAACGATCGCTTGGCCTTAA